The proteins below are encoded in one region of Mycobacterium shinjukuense:
- a CDS encoding DoxX family protein: protein MTTTPTVERDPIQRTAYRIAALLIGVGTTHFVVPKPFDEIIPAELPGDPRLYTYASGAAEVSIGTLLLMRRTRRFGALAAAALFIAVFPANINMVRLWWHKPWPMRIIALARLPLQTPMITAALRVWRNSAGAAPFVTDRPRCRRCTGR, encoded by the coding sequence ATGACCACCACACCGACAGTTGAGCGCGACCCCATCCAGCGGACCGCATACCGAATCGCGGCGCTGCTGATCGGCGTTGGCACCACCCACTTTGTGGTACCCAAGCCGTTCGACGAGATCATCCCCGCCGAGCTGCCCGGAGACCCGCGGTTGTACACCTACGCATCGGGAGCCGCCGAAGTATCCATCGGGACGCTGCTGTTGATGCGACGCACCCGGCGATTCGGCGCGCTGGCGGCCGCCGCGCTGTTCATCGCGGTCTTCCCGGCGAACATCAACATGGTCCGACTGTGGTGGCACAAGCCCTGGCCGATGCGCATCATCGCGTTGGCCCGGCTGCCGCTACAGACGCCGATGATCACCGCCGCGCTCAGGGTCTGGCGCAACAGCGCCGGTGCGGCGCCGTTCGTTACGGACCGGCCACGTTGTCGACGGTGTACTGGAAGGTGA
- a CDS encoding MalY/PatB family protein yields MKWRAYSADVLPLWVAEMDVNLAPTVAEAIHRAVDNGDTGYPYGTAYADAVGEFAARRWQWNGLEVSRTAVVPDVMLGVVEMLRLITDRGDSVVVNSPVYAPFYAFVSHDGRRVVEAPLASDGRIDLDVLAQAFSHARGCSGRVAYLLCNPHNPTGSVHTAEELRGVAECARRFGVRVVSDEIHAPLVLSGARFTPYLSVPGAENAFTLMSASKAWNLCGLKAALAIAGPEAAADLRRMPEEVGHGPSHLGVIAHTEAFRTGGDWLDALLRGLDANRRLLGDLVAQYLPGVKYQWPQGTYLAWLDCRGLGFDDPVPEGPAVVSDLSGPARWFRHHARVALSSGHVFGTGGAGHVRMNFATSQAILTEAISRMSRSLRDLAGQRG; encoded by the coding sequence ATGAAGTGGCGCGCGTACTCGGCCGACGTCTTGCCGCTGTGGGTCGCCGAGATGGATGTGAACCTGGCGCCGACGGTGGCCGAGGCCATCCATCGAGCCGTCGACAACGGCGACACCGGCTATCCGTATGGGACGGCGTATGCCGACGCGGTTGGCGAATTCGCTGCGCGGCGTTGGCAATGGAACGGGCTGGAGGTCAGCCGCACGGCCGTGGTCCCCGACGTCATGCTTGGCGTCGTCGAGATGCTCCGTCTGATCACCGACCGCGGTGACAGCGTCGTGGTGAACTCACCGGTCTACGCCCCGTTCTACGCCTTCGTGTCACATGACGGACGCCGCGTGGTCGAAGCGCCGTTGGCGAGCGACGGCCGCATTGATTTGGACGTGCTGGCACAAGCGTTTTCACACGCCCGCGGCTGCAGCGGCCGGGTCGCCTACTTGTTGTGCAATCCGCACAACCCAACCGGCTCGGTACACACCGCCGAGGAGCTGCGCGGGGTCGCCGAATGTGCCCGACGGTTCGGAGTCCGAGTGGTGTCGGACGAGATCCATGCTCCGCTCGTGCTGTCCGGGGCGCGATTCACCCCGTACCTGAGCGTCCCCGGCGCGGAAAACGCTTTCACCCTGATGTCGGCTTCCAAGGCGTGGAATCTGTGCGGACTCAAGGCGGCTCTGGCCATCGCCGGCCCCGAGGCGGCCGCCGACCTGCGCCGGATGCCCGAAGAAGTCGGTCACGGGCCCAGCCACCTGGGTGTCATCGCGCACACCGAGGCGTTCCGGACCGGCGGCGACTGGCTGGACGCGCTGCTGCGGGGTCTCGACGCGAACCGACGGTTGCTCGGCGATCTGGTCGCCCAGTACCTTCCCGGGGTGAAGTACCAATGGCCACAAGGCACGTACCTCGCCTGGCTGGATTGCCGAGGCCTCGGTTTCGACGACCCGGTCCCCGAGGGCCCGGCGGTGGTGTCCGATCTGTCCGGACCGGCCCGCTGGTTTCGTCACCACGCCCGGGTGGCACTCAGTTCCGGCCACGTCTTCGGAACCGGCGGCGCCGGGCACGTGCGCATGAACTTCGCGACCTCCCAAGCCATTTTGACCGAGGCCATATCACGGATGAGTCGGTCGCTGCGCGACCTTGCTGGCCAACGAGGTTAA
- a CDS encoding sulfurtransferase produces MGARNQVLISAAELADYIQSGKPVTILDVRWRLDEPDGRPAYLQGHIPGAVYVSLEDELSDHTVCGRGRHPLPSGRSLQAAARRWGIRRDHLVVPYDDWNRAGSARAWWVLTAAGLADVRILDGGLAAWRSAGERLQTGPVTPEPGNVTVLHHDLYAGGRPTLTAERSGSVTLLDARAPERFRGDVEPVDKVAGHIPGARNLPSGAVLACDGTFLDDDALDRLLSNRGIDHADPVGVYCGSGVTAAITVAALAAVGRQAALYPGSWSEWSSDPTRPIARGAR; encoded by the coding sequence GTGGGGGCACGCAATCAGGTCCTGATCAGCGCCGCAGAGCTGGCCGATTATATCCAATCCGGCAAACCGGTAACCATATTGGATGTGCGTTGGCGGCTCGACGAACCGGATGGGCGTCCGGCTTACCTGCAGGGTCACATCCCGGGCGCGGTGTATGTGTCCTTGGAGGACGAACTTAGCGATCACACGGTTTGCGGTCGTGGCCGACACCCGCTGCCGTCGGGGCGCAGCCTGCAGGCCGCCGCGCGTCGATGGGGCATTCGACGAGATCACCTGGTGGTGCCGTACGACGACTGGAATCGGGCCGGTTCGGCGCGCGCGTGGTGGGTGTTAACCGCGGCCGGGCTCGCCGACGTGCGCATCCTGGATGGTGGCCTGGCCGCGTGGCGGTCCGCCGGCGAGCGGTTGCAGACCGGCCCGGTAACACCCGAGCCCGGGAATGTGACTGTGCTGCACCATGATTTGTATGCCGGAGGCCGACCTACGTTGACGGCCGAACGATCCGGCAGCGTGACGCTGCTCGATGCGCGCGCGCCGGAACGTTTCCGCGGCGACGTCGAGCCCGTCGACAAGGTTGCCGGTCACATCCCCGGCGCGCGGAACCTGCCGAGCGGTGCGGTGTTGGCTTGCGACGGAACCTTTCTCGACGACGACGCGCTTGATCGCCTGCTGTCCAACCGCGGCATCGACCACGCCGACCCCGTGGGCGTCTATTGCGGCTCGGGTGTCACCGCCGCGATCACCGTCGCGGCGCTCGCGGCGGTGGGCCGTCAGGCAGCGCTGTATCCCGGCTCGTGGTCCGAGTGGAGTTCGGACCCAACCCGGCCCATCGCCCGCGGTGCTCGATAG
- a CDS encoding protease inhibitor I42 family protein, which produces MKTRLTVLIAVLAAALVLGSGCATTSQGATKTIEVSMDDVLRQSAITRDVTLSVGDTLKVMLGANRSTPYRWTADPKIGDSAILKQTGHEYLRQHTDRVGAPGNEVWTFTALKAGKTTIVAGYASVVGGDTSPTCTFTANVTVQ; this is translated from the coding sequence ATGAAGACCAGGCTGACGGTGCTCATCGCCGTGCTTGCGGCAGCGCTGGTGTTGGGGTCGGGTTGCGCTACCACGAGCCAGGGAGCCACCAAGACCATCGAGGTCTCGATGGACGATGTGTTGCGGCAAAGCGCCATCACCCGCGATGTCACGTTGTCGGTGGGCGACACGCTGAAGGTAATGTTGGGGGCCAATCGCAGCACCCCGTACCGGTGGACGGCCGACCCGAAGATCGGTGATTCCGCGATCCTGAAGCAAACCGGCCACGAGTATCTGCGCCAACACACCGATCGGGTCGGAGCGCCGGGCAACGAGGTGTGGACGTTCACGGCTTTGAAGGCGGGAAAGACCACGATCGTCGCCGGTTATGCCAGCGTCGTCGGCGGCGATACCTCGCCGACATGCACCTTCACGGCGAACGTGACAGTGCAGTAG
- a CDS encoding mycothiol-dependent nitroreductase Rv2466c family protein, with product MTEVDFHFDPMCPFAYQTSVWIRDVRTRLGITVNWRFFSLEEINRVEGKKHPWERDWSYGWSLMRIGALLRRMEMSLLDRWYAAIGYQLHALGGKPHDPEVARRLLSEIGCEATILDAALADPSTHDEIRAEHQRVVDAGGFGVPTLFMNGQCLFGPVLVDPPTGEDALKLWNVVTGMAGLPHVYELQRPKSSADAQLIAQTLRPYLDGRDWVSINRGEVVDIDRLAGG from the coding sequence ATCACCGAGGTGGATTTTCACTTCGACCCGATGTGCCCGTTCGCCTACCAGACCTCGGTGTGGATCCGCGACGTGCGTACCCGATTGGGCATCACCGTCAATTGGCGATTCTTCAGCCTGGAGGAGATCAACCGCGTCGAGGGCAAGAAACACCCGTGGGAGCGCGACTGGTCTTACGGCTGGTCATTGATGCGGATCGGCGCGCTGCTACGCCGAATGGAGATGTCGTTGCTCGACCGGTGGTACGCCGCTATCGGTTACCAGCTGCACGCACTGGGCGGCAAACCGCACGACCCCGAGGTCGCCCGACGTCTGCTGAGCGAAATCGGCTGTGAAGCAACGATTCTCGACGCGGCGCTGGCGGATCCGAGCACCCACGACGAGATCCGTGCCGAACACCAGCGGGTTGTCGACGCGGGCGGATTCGGCGTGCCGACGCTGTTCATGAACGGGCAGTGCCTGTTCGGCCCGGTGCTGGTGGATCCGCCGACCGGCGAGGACGCCCTGAAGCTATGGAACGTGGTCACCGGCATGGCCGGGCTGCCGCACGTATACGAACTTCAGCGGCCGAAGTCATCGGCCGATGCTCAGCTGATCGCCCAGACTCTGCGCCCCTATCTCGACGGCCGCGATTGGGTCAGCATCAATCGCGGTGAGGTCGTCGACATCGACCGCCTCGCCGGAGGCTAG
- a CDS encoding FitA-like ribbon-helix-helix domain-containing protein — translation MPSVQIKDVPEDTHRVLRERAARAHQSLQEYLRSRLIAEANQPTLDEVFDRFGARRGGRVSFNAAADHVRAERDRR, via the coding sequence ATGCCGAGCGTACAGATCAAGGACGTTCCCGAAGACACCCACCGAGTCCTCCGGGAGCGAGCCGCACGCGCGCATCAATCACTACAGGAATACCTTCGGAGTCGGCTGATCGCCGAGGCGAATCAACCCACGCTGGATGAGGTTTTCGACCGCTTCGGCGCACGCCGTGGCGGTCGGGTGTCGTTTAACGCCGCCGCTGATCACGTTCGGGCGGAACGTGATCGTCGTTGA
- a CDS encoding type II toxin-antitoxin system VapC family toxin yields MRFSTASAHAVAVGCRLTPPLITFGRNVIVVDASVLAVALGDDRADGRHARERLAGETLVAPELVDLEVVSVWCRQVAARLMPARRAASAVADLADLPLRRFSHRPLLHRIWQLRHTVTPYDAAYIALAEAFQVVLVTADARLSRASGVHCEIAAIGGR; encoded by the coding sequence ATGAGGTTTTCGACCGCTTCGGCGCACGCCGTGGCGGTCGGGTGTCGTTTAACGCCGCCGCTGATCACGTTCGGGCGGAACGTGATCGTCGTTGACGCGAGCGTATTGGCCGTGGCGTTGGGCGATGATCGGGCTGACGGCCGACATGCCCGGGAACGCTTGGCGGGCGAAACGCTGGTGGCTCCCGAACTCGTCGACCTCGAGGTGGTCTCGGTGTGGTGCCGCCAGGTTGCGGCGAGGCTGATGCCCGCTCGACGGGCGGCCAGTGCGGTCGCCGATCTGGCGGATCTGCCGTTGCGTCGGTTCTCGCATCGGCCGCTGCTCCACCGAATATGGCAATTGCGGCACACCGTTACGCCGTACGATGCCGCATACATTGCGTTGGCTGAGGCTTTTCAGGTCGTGCTGGTTACCGCCGACGCGCGTCTGTCACGCGCTTCGGGTGTCCACTGCGAGATCGCGGCCATCGGCGGCAGGTAG